The proteins below come from a single Streptomyces spongiicola genomic window:
- a CDS encoding glycoside hydrolase family 15 protein: MKRLPRIEQYGLIGDTQTSAHVCDDGTIDWLCLPRFDSPAVFAGLLGTQKHGTWQIAPASSAGGSGSGRVAERRYRGDSLVLESLWRTPTGSVRVLDFMPPRDGAPQVIRIAEGLTGEVEMVSAMRPRPGYGSVSPWNHEVGGRMVAEAGADALWLDTCVPQLEKDGVVVSAFAISAGQSVAFVLSWCPSHAPAPDVPDPEAALAETLAFWQDWVQESTYDGPYREAVVRSSITLKAMTYGPSGGIVAAPTTSLPEEIGGDRNWDYRFTWLRDAATTLAALLGTGYRQEAQAWRRWLLRAVAGDPENLQIMYGITGERDLRERELPWLPGYEGSAPVRVGNGAANQLQLDVYGEVIDTLYLAHQSGVAHCADTAVLHQRLIEHLVQRWREPDEGIWEIRGARRHFVHSKVMAWVAVDRTIRLAEAGALDMDVAPLVELRAAIHREVCDKGFDPVRNTFTQSYGSQELDAATLLIPRTGFLPPDDPRVIGTVDAVRRELSTEDGLVYRYPTCGEDVGVDGLTGDEGAFFLCNFWLVDGLALTGRPDEARALFERLLALRNDLGLLAEEYDPVQQRQLGNFPQAFSHMGLIQSALLLQQRAAQSSPRHAALAVPAPRSTSRSTRQSTADLTPQHA, encoded by the coding sequence ATGAAACGCCTTCCGCGTATCGAGCAGTACGGCCTGATCGGCGACACGCAGACCAGCGCCCACGTCTGCGACGACGGCACGATCGACTGGCTTTGCCTGCCCCGCTTCGACTCACCGGCCGTGTTTGCCGGTCTGCTCGGCACACAGAAGCACGGCACCTGGCAGATCGCTCCGGCTTCGTCCGCAGGCGGGTCCGGCTCCGGAAGAGTGGCTGAACGCCGGTACCGAGGTGACTCGCTCGTTCTCGAATCGCTGTGGCGCACCCCGACTGGTTCGGTCCGGGTCCTGGATTTCATGCCGCCGCGCGACGGGGCCCCACAGGTGATCCGGATCGCTGAGGGCCTGACTGGCGAAGTGGAGATGGTCTCGGCCATGCGTCCTCGGCCGGGGTACGGCAGCGTCAGCCCGTGGAACCACGAGGTCGGTGGGCGCATGGTCGCGGAGGCCGGCGCGGACGCTCTGTGGCTCGACACCTGCGTCCCGCAGTTGGAGAAGGACGGTGTGGTCGTCAGCGCCTTCGCCATCAGCGCCGGGCAGAGCGTGGCGTTTGTGCTCAGCTGGTGCCCGTCCCACGCCCCCGCACCGGACGTTCCTGACCCGGAGGCCGCGCTCGCCGAGACGCTCGCCTTCTGGCAGGACTGGGTGCAGGAGAGCACCTACGACGGGCCCTACCGCGAGGCCGTGGTCCGGTCCTCGATCACGCTGAAGGCCATGACCTACGGGCCGAGCGGCGGGATCGTCGCGGCTCCGACCACGTCGCTTCCCGAGGAGATCGGCGGCGACCGGAACTGGGACTACCGCTTCACCTGGCTGCGCGACGCCGCCACGACGCTTGCCGCGCTGCTGGGGACCGGATACCGGCAGGAGGCACAGGCATGGCGGCGGTGGCTGCTGCGCGCTGTGGCCGGGGACCCGGAGAACCTGCAGATCATGTACGGGATCACCGGGGAGCGTGACCTGCGGGAGCGGGAGCTTCCCTGGCTTCCCGGGTACGAGGGATCGGCTCCGGTACGGGTCGGGAACGGGGCGGCGAACCAGCTGCAGCTCGACGTGTACGGCGAGGTCATCGACACCCTGTACCTCGCGCACCAGAGCGGAGTCGCCCACTGCGCCGACACCGCGGTCCTGCACCAGCGGCTCATCGAGCACCTGGTCCAGCGCTGGCGGGAGCCCGACGAGGGCATCTGGGAGATCCGCGGGGCCCGCCGGCACTTCGTCCATTCCAAGGTGATGGCATGGGTGGCGGTCGACCGCACTATCCGCCTGGCCGAGGCCGGCGCGCTCGACATGGACGTGGCCCCGCTGGTCGAGCTGCGGGCGGCGATCCACCGGGAGGTCTGTGACAAGGGCTTCGACCCGGTGCGCAACACCTTCACGCAGTCCTACGGCTCGCAGGAGCTGGACGCTGCCACGCTACTCATCCCCCGCACCGGCTTTCTGCCGCCCGACGACCCGCGCGTCATCGGCACCGTGGATGCGGTCCGTCGTGAACTCTCCACGGAGGACGGGCTCGTGTACCGGTACCCGACCTGCGGTGAGGACGTCGGGGTGGACGGCTTGACCGGCGACGAGGGCGCCTTCTTCCTGTGCAACTTCTGGCTCGTCGACGGCCTCGCCCTGACCGGCCGCCCCGACGAGGCCCGTGCCTTGTTCGAACGCCTCCTGGCTCTGCGCAACGACCTCGGGCTCCTGGCGGAGGAGTACGACCCCGTCCAGCAGCGCCAGCTCGGCAACTTCCCGCAGGCGTTCAGCCACATGGGCCTGATCCAAAGCGCCCTGCTCCTTCAGCAGAGGGCGGCGCAGTCCTCCCCCCGCCACGCCGCGCTCGCGGTCCCCGCCCCCCGCTCAACCTCCCGCAGCACGCGCCAGTCCACCGCCGACCTGACGCCGCAGCACGCATAG